In Cellulomonas sp. JZ18, the DNA window CGCCCACGAGCACGGGGAAGCCGTCGGCGACGAGCTGGGGCAGGTGCGCCAGGAGCGGCCAGTTGCTCGTCCCCGTCTTCGCGAACCCGAGGCCCGGGTCCAGCACCACCTGCTCGTCGCGCACACCCGCGGCCCGCAGCGCCTCGACCCGGGCGGCGAGCTCGCGGCGCACGTCGGCGACCACGTCGTCGTACCGGTCGTGCGCGTCCATGACGTCGGCGTGGCCGCGCCAGTGCATCGCGACGTAGGCCGCCCCGGTGCGCGCCACGACGGCGGCCATCTCGGGGTCCGCCATGCCGCCGGAGACGTCGTTGACGAGCACGGCACCGGCCTCGACGGCGGCCTGCGCCACGGAGGCCCGCGTGGTGTCGACGCTGACCGCGGCCCCCTCGGCCGCGAGCCGCCGCACGACCGGCAGCACGCGGGCGCGCTCCTCCTCGACGGGCACGCGCGCGGCTCCCGGCCGCGTCGACTCCCCGCCGACGTCGAGCAGGTCGGCCCCCTGCGCGGCCAGCTCGAGGCCGTGCGCGACCGCCGCGTCGGGGTCGAACCAGCGCCCGCCGTCCGAGAACGAGTCGGGCGTGACGTTGACGACGCCCATGACGAGCGTGCGTGCCGGGGCGCGCAGCGGCGCCGGCAACGCGGCGAGACGCTGCTGCGCGGTCACGGGCACGCCGCCCGCGCTCAGCGCCCGGCGACGAGGCTCATGGCCTCGGCGCGCGTGGCGACGTCGCGCATCTGACCGCGGACCGCCGACGTCACGGTGCGGGAGCCGGGCTTGCGCACGCCGCGCATCGACATGCACAGGTGCTCGCACTCGACGACGACGAGCACCCCGCGCGGCTGCAGCACGTCGACGAGCGCGTCCGCGACCTGCGACGTCAGGCGCTCCTGCACCTGCGGCCGGCGCGCGTACACGTCGACGAGGCGGGCCAGCTTCGACAGCCCGGTGATGCGGCCGTCCTCGCCGGGGATGTAGCCGACGTGCGCGACGCCGTGGAACGGCACGAGGTGGTGCTCGCAGGTGGAGTACACCTCGATGTCGCGCACGAGGACCATCTCCTCGTGGCCCAGGTCGAACGTCGTCGTCAGGACGTCGCGCGGCTCCTGGTACAGCCCGGCGAAGATCTCGCGGTAGGCGCGCGCCACCCGGCCCGGCGTCTCGCGCAGACCCTCGCGGTCGGGGTCCTCGCCCACGGCGAGCAGCAGCTCGCGGACCGCGCGCTCGGCGCGCTCCTCGTCGAACGGACCGACGGCCCTGCCGGCGCCGCGGCCCGTGTCACCGATCGGCACGATGACCGAGTCCGGGTCCCGCCGGGTCACGTCCTGCTCGGTCACGCCCGCCTCCGTCCGCTCCCCCACGTCAGTGCTGCCCGCCGGTGTCCGGGGTCTGGCCGGGCGGCACCTCCACGACCGCGGTCGCCGGACGCTCGCCGCTCGCCGCGGCTGCCTCGTCCTGCGGGACGACCGGGTGGCCGTTCTGCGCCGCCTTCTCGGCCGGCGTCATGACGGGTCCGCGGTCGCTCACCGCGCGGTCCTCGCCCGAGAGCCACACGTCGCGCGGGGGGCGCTTGGTGATCGGCGCGAAGACCTGCGCGAGCTGCTCGGCGTTCAGCGTCTCCTTCTCGAGCAGCTCGAGGACGAGGTGGTCGAGCACGTCGCGGTACTCCACGAGGATCTCGCGGGCCTCGTCGTGCGCGCGCTCGATGAGCGCCCGCACCTCGACGTCGATCGCCGCCGCGACGTCCTCCGAGTAGTCGCGCTGGTGGCCCACGTCGCGACCGAGGAAGACCTCGCTCGACTCCTGGCCGAGCTTGATCGCGCCGAGGCGCGCGCTCATGCCGAACTGCGTGACCATCTTCCGCGCGGTCGCGGTGGCCTTCTCGATGTCGTTGCTGGCGCCCGTGGTGGGGTCGTGGAAGACGAGCTCCTCCGCGACGCGGCCGCCCATCGCGTACGCGAGCTGGTCGAGCAGCTCGTTGCGCGTCGTGGAGTACTTGTCCTCGACCGGCATGACCATCGTGTAGCCGAGGGCGCGCCCGCGCGGCAGGATCGTCACCTTCGTCACCGGGTCGGTGTAGCGCAGCGCCGCCGCGACCAGGGCGTGCCCGCCCTCGTGGTACGCGGTGATCTTCAGCTCCTTGACGTTCATCACGCGGGTGCGCTTCTGCGGCCCGGCGATGACGCGGTCGATCGCCTCGTCCAGCGCGTGGTCGTCGATGATCTGCGCGTTCTTGCGCGCGGTGAGCAGCGCCGCCTCGTTGAGGACGTTCGCGAGGTCGGCACCCGTGAAGCCGGGCGTGCGGCGCGCGACGGCCGTGAGGTCGACGTCCGGCGCCATCGGCTTGCCCTGCGCGTGCACCTGCAGGATGCGCTCACGGCCCTTGAGGTCCGGCGGCTCGACGGCGACCTGGCGGTCGAAGCGACCGGGGCGCAGCAGCGCGGGGTCGAGGATGTCCGGCCGGTTGGTCGCGGCGATGAGGATGACGTTCGTCTTGACGTCGAACCCGTCCATCTCGACGAGCATCTGGTTGAGCGTCTGCTCGCGCTCGTCGTGCCCGCCGCCGAGGCCCGCGCCGCGGTGCCGGCCGACGGCGTCGATCTCGTCGACGAAGATGATCGCCGGCGAGTTCTCCTTCGCCTGCTGGAACAGGTCGCGCACGCGGCTCGCGCCGACGCCGACGAACATCTCGACGAAGTCCGAGCCCGAGATCGAGTAGAACGGGACGCCCGCCTCGCCCGCGACGGCGCGCGCGAGGAGCGTCTTGCCGGTGCCGGGCGGGCCGTACAGCAGCACGCCCTTGGGGATCTTCGCGCCGACGGCCTGGAACTTGGCGGGCTCGGAGAGGAACTCCTTGATCTCCTGGAGCTCCTCGAGCGCCTCGTCCACGCCCGCGACGTCGGCGAACGTGACCTTCGGCGACTCCTTGCTCACGAGCTTGGCGCGCGACTTGCCGAAGCTCATGACGCGCGAGCCGCCGCCCTGCATGTTCGACATCAGGAACCAGAACAGGCCCAGGATGATGACGAACGGCAGCAGGATGCCGAGCAGGCTGCCCCACCAGGACGGCTGCGGCACCTTCGACGTGAAGCCCTCGGCGGGGTCGGCCGCGGTCACCGCGTCGACGACCTGCTCGCCCTGCGGCGTCACGTAGAAGAAGTAGACCTGCGTGCCGAGGTCCGTGTCCTCGTCGGGCTTGTACGCCTCGGAGAGGGTCAGGTCGACGCGCTGCGTGCCCTCGGTGATGAGGACCTGCTCGACCTTGCCGTCCTCGAGCAGCTCGAGGCCCGTGGACGTGTCGACCTGCTGGACCGCGGGGACGCGCAGCATGCTGAAGGCGACCACCGTGAGGACGACGGCCAGTGCGACCCACAGCAGGGGGCCGCGGACGAGACGCTTGAGGTTCATGGGCGATCGGGGCCTGGCCCCTCATCCTCCGCTCGCAGGGACACCGGGCCTCGACGGTACACGGCGGCGCTGGACGTTCCCTGGGTGTTCGCCCAGGGCACAGCCGCGCGGTGGACCGGCGTCCGGTCGGGTCAGTCGCCGTACACGTGCGGGGCGAGGGTGCCCACGAACGGCAGGTTGCGGTACCGCTCGGCGTAGTCCAGGCCGTAGCCGACGACGAACTCGTTCGGGATGTCGAAGCCGACGTAGCGCACCGGCACCTCCACCTTGGCGGCCTCCGGCTTGCGCAGCATCGTCGCGATCTCGACGGACTCCGGCCCGCGCGAGCGCAGGTTCGACAGCAGCCAGCTGAGCGTCAGCCCGGAGTCGATGATGTCCTCGACGATGAGGACGTTCTTGCCGGTGAGGTCGGTGTCCAGGTCCTTGAGGATCCGCACGACGCCGGACGACTTCGTGCCCGACCCGTAGGACGAGACGGCCATCCAGTCCATCGCGAGCGGCACGCTCAGCCGCCGGGCCAGGTCCGCCATCACCATGACCGCGCCCTTGAGCACGCCGACGAGCAGCACCTCCCGCCCGGCGTAGTCCGCATCGATCTGCGCCGCGATCTCGTCGAGCCGCGCGTGCAGCTGCTCCTCGCTCAGCAGCACCCGCTCGAGGTCGTCGCCCATGTCCGACGCGTCCACGTCTCACTCCCGCCCGTCGTGCTCGTCGTCGTCGCGCCGCCGCGCGCGGGCCGCTGCACCCGACGTGGCGTCGGGCCGGCCGAGGTAGAGCCTGCCACACGCCCGGCGTGCGACCCGTCCGCCCGGCAGGTGCGCGTCGCCCTGCCCCCGCCAGTCGACGACGAGCGCCTCGACCGCCAGGACGTGCGTGCGCGCGAGGGCGCCCGCGGGGACCCCCGCGCGCGTCGCCGCGGTGTGCAGCGCGCGCCGCCGCAGCGCCGCGGGCGCGGCCGCGAGGGCGTCGACGTCGAGCGCGAGGACGTCCCCGTCCCCCGGTCGCAGCGCGTCCGCGAGCAGGTCGGCCGCGAGCGCGTCGAGGGCGTCCGCGGACTCGGCGAGGGCGTCGGCCGTGCGCGCGAGCGCCGGTGCGACGCCGGGGCCGAGGACCTCCTCCAGCAGCGGCAGGACGTCCCGCCGGACACGGCTGCGCAGCGGCAGCGCACCGGCGTCCGGCCCGGTGCCCGCCCCGCGCCCGTTCGTGGGGTCCTGCCACGGGACGAGCCCCTGCGCGGCGCACGCCGCCTCCGTGTCGGCGCGGCGCAGCGCGAGCAGCGGACGGCGGAGCACGCCACGCACCGGGCGCATGCCCGCCAGCGCGCGCTCGCCGGAGCCCCGCGCGAGCGCGAGCAGCACGCCCTCCGCCTGGTCGTCGAGCGTGTGGCCGAGCAGCACCGCGGCGGCGCGCTCCTCCCGGGCCACCTCGTGCAGCGCGCCGTACCGGGCCTCGCGCGCCGCGGCCTCCGGACCGCCCGCGGCGCCGACGTCGGCGCGCACCACGCGCACCGGGTCGAGGCCCAGCGCGCGGCACGCGTGCGCCGCGGTCTCCGCGACCGCGGCCGACCCCTCCTGCAGACCGTGGTCCACGACGACCGCACCGGCGACGAGGGCGCTGCCCGTGCGCGCGCGGCGCCGCGCCTCGTGCGCGAGACCCGCCGCGAGCGCGAGGGAGTCGGCACCGCCCGAGCACGCGACGAGCACGGTCGCGCCGCCCGGGACGTCCGCGAGCGCGCGCCGCACCGCCGTGCGCACCGCGGCGACGGCGGGGGCCGGTCCGCTCACCCGTGCACGCGCCGCACCCACGCGGCCGGGTCGCCGACCTCGGCGGCCGTCGGCAGCGCGGCGGCGCCCGACCACACCGCGTTGAACCCGTCGGGACCCACCGTGCGGCGCACGGCCCGCACGAACGCCGCGCCGTCGCGGTACTGCGCCAGCTTGAGGTCGAGGCCGAGCAGGCGACGCAGCACGCGCTCGACCCCGCCCGCGCGCGCCGCCTGGTCGCGCCGGCGCTCGAACGCGCGGCGGATGCTGCGCACGCTCGGCACGACCCGGGGGCCGACCTCGTCCATCATCACGTCCGCGTGCCCCTCGAGCAGCGCCATGACCGCGCTGACCTCGTCGAACACGGTCCGCTGCCGCGGCGTGAGCACCTGGAGCACGCCCCCCGACCCCTCCGGGCCGGTGACGGCGCGCACGAGGGCGCCGAGCAGGTCCTCGAGGCGCGGCCCCGCCGTCCGCGCCGCGCGGTCGCGGGGCCGGTCGGGGCGGGGCGCGAGGTCGGCGAGGTCGGACAGCAGCTCGGCGGAGCGGGCGCGCAGGTGCGCGGCGAGCCACGGGGCCGCGGCGAACTGCAGGGCGTGCGTCTGCTCGTGCAGCGACACCCAGAGCCGGAAGTCGTGCGGGTCCACGCCGAGCGCCCGCTCGACCTGCAGCACGTTCGGCGCCACGAGCAGCAGCCGCCCGACCTCCCCCTCACCCGCCGTGAACGGGTCGAACTGCCCCAGCACCTTCCCCGCCAGGAGCGCGAGCACGCCGCCCGCCTGCGCGGCGGCGGCGAGGCGGGCCGCGTCCGGGACCTCGACCGGGGTGCCGTCGCTGCGCCGCGCGAGCGGGGCGGCCATGACGGCGAACATCTCCGCGTTGGCCTGCGCCCAGCGCGGCCGGTCGACGACGTGGACGCGGGCGAGGACGTCCGCCGGCCGCCCGTCCGCGGGGGCCATGCCCGTGGCGTCCACCACGTGCCGTGCGGCGACGCCCGCCGACGTGCGCAGCTCGGCGACGAGCGCCGCGAGCTCGTCCCGGCCGGCCGTCGGGCCCGGCGCGGCGAGGCGTCCGGCGACGCGGGCGGCGGCGTGCCAGTCGACGGGTCCGGCGGTGGCGGGGTCCATCGGGTCACGGTAACCCCGCGGCAGGCCGCGGGGCGGGCCGGGCCGGGCCCGGTCCACGGCCCGGTCGACCGAGCGGCCCGCGTCACCGCGGCCGGCGGCGTCCGGGGTCCTCCGGGGTCAGCGGCAGCCGCAGGCGGCGAGCGCGGTGACGAAGCCGTCCACCGCCTGCCGCGGCGCCCACTGCCCGCCCGGGGGCGTCTGGTCCGCCATCACGACGAACGCGAGCTGACGCCGCTGCGCGTCCAGCACGGTGCCGGCCAGCGACGTCACCGCGGGCAGGCTGCCCGTCTTGGCGCGCACGAGCCCCCGTGCGGGCGAGGACGTGAAGCGGTCGTGCAGCGTGCCCGTCAGGCCGGCGACGGGCATCCCCGTCCCGACGTCCCGCAGCGTCGGGTGCGCGGGGTCCGCCGTGAGGCGCACCAGGTCGACGAGCAGCGACGGCGACAGCGACGACGTCGTCGCCAGGCCCGACGCGTCCACGAGCCGCGCGCCGGTCACGTCGACGCCCAGCGCCCCCACCGCGCGCAGCACCGCCTGCGTCCCGCCCTCGAAGCTGCCCGGCAGGCCCGCGTCGACGGCGACCAGCCGCGCGACCACCTCGGTGACCGTGTTGTCCGAGGTGTCGAGGAAGTAGTGCGTGACGTCGGCGATCGGGGCCGACTCGACGCGCGCCAGCTCGGGGCCCTCGGCGGGCGAGGACGCACGCGTCGGCCTCCCCTGCACGGTGACGCCGGCCTCGGCGAGCCGCTGCGCGAAGACCTCCGCCGCCGCGACCGACGGGTCGGCCGCGCGCGGCGGGTAGTCGCCGGGGCGGAGCTTGGCGAGGTCGACGGCGAGCGGCGTGACGGGGGCGGTGAAGCCCATGTCGACGTAGTCGGGGTCCCAGACCGGGTGCTCGGTCGGTCCGCTGAAGAGGGTGTCGTCGACGACGAGCTCGACCGTCGTCGTGCCGCGCAGCGCCAGCGCACCCGCCGTGGCACGCGCGAGGTCCGCCATGCCGGCGTGCCCGAGCACGGCGTCGGGGTCCCCCTCGCCCGCGGCGAGCATCACGTCGCCGCCGGCGACGAGGGCGATGCGGTCCCCGTCGAGCGCGAGCACGCGCGTCGCGAGCCGGGCGTCGGGGTCCAGCTGCGAGAGCGCCGCGACCCCGGTGAGGAGCTTGGCCGTGGACGCGGGCACGCGGCCCGCGTCCGGCTGGTGCGCCGCGAGCACGTCGCCCGTCAGCTGGTCGGCCACCACCACACCCACCGAGGGGCCCAGGCGCGGGTCCGCGACGAGCGCGTCCACGAGCGCCTGCACACCCGCCGACGACGGCGGCGGCACCTGCGGGTCGAGGTCCGCCAGGGCCCGCGCGACGGCTGTCGGCTCGGTCGCGCCGGGCGCCGTCGGGAACGGCGACGGGTCCGGCACGGGCGGTGCGAGCGTCACCAGCCCGGGGACGACGTCGTGGGCGTCCGCCGTCGCGTACGCCCCCGCGCCGAGCACGAGGACGAGCGCGGCGGTGCCCGCCACGCGCGCCGCTGTGGTCATCGTCACCCGCCCTGCTCGTGCGGGTACCGGTACCGCCCCGCCGGTGCGCCACACTACTGTCCGAGACAACGGCGCCCGGGGAGACGACGCGCCCAAGGTCACCTGAGTCCGCACCGAGGGCCGGCGGGTGGGGACGCGTGGAGGAAGCACAGTGGAGTTCGACGTCACGATCGAGATCCCCAAGGGGCAGCGCAACAAGTACGAGGTGGACCACGCGACCGGGCGCATCCGCCTCGACCGCATGCTCTTCACCTCGACCCGCTACCCCGACGACTACGGCTTCATCGAGGGGACCCTCGGTGAGGACGGCGACCCGCTCGACGCGCTCGTGCTGCTCGAGGAGCCCACGTTCCCGGGCTGCCTGATCCGCTGCCGCGCGCTCGGCATGTTCCGCATGCGCGACGAGGCCGGCGGCGACGACAAGGTCCTGTGCGTCCCGACGGGCGACCAGCGCGCCGCCTGGCGCCAGGACATCGACGACGTGTCGGACTTCCACCGCCTGGAGATCCAGCACTTCTTCGAGGTCTACAAGGACCTCGAGCCCGGCAAGTCCGTCGAGGGCGCCCACTGGGTGGGCCGCGCCGAGGCGGAGGCCGAGATCGAGCGCTCGCGCCAGCGGGCGATCGACGCCGGGTACGACACGGGCCACTGACCGCCGCCCCGCCGCGGCGCACGACGACGCCCGGCCCCCTCCTGCGAGGGTGGCCGGGCGTCGTCGCGTCCGGGCCCGCCGGGACCGACGAGGCCGGCGGGACGCCGCAGGGTCAGGGGCGGCCGGCGAACGGCATGGTGCCCGACCAGCGCATCGCGACCTGGCGCAGCGGGACCCCGGGGCGTGACGCCTCGACGATCTGGCCGTTGCCGGCGTAGACGGCGACGTGCGTGATGGAGTCGGGGTTGTTCGGGTTGCTGCCCCAGAACACGAGGTCGCCGGGGCGCATCTGGTCGTAGGAGATCTTGAGGACCTGCTTGTACTGCTCCCTGGACGTGCGGTTGAGGTTGACCCCTGCGGAGCGCCACGCACCGGAGGTCAGGCCCGAGCAGTCGTACCCGTTCGGGCCCGTGCCGCCCCAGACGTACGGCAGGCCGATCTTGCTCTGCGCCCACGCGACGGCGGCGGCGCCGGCGGCGGCGGAGCCGCGCGAGGTGCCCGTACCGAGCCCGTAGGGGGTGCTCGGGGCGGGTGCCGGAGCGGGGGCGGGGCGGGCGCAGGTGCGGGGGCAGGGGCGGGCGCCGGTGCGGGCGCCGGTGCGGGGGCAGGGGCGGGGGCCGGTGCGGGGTTGGCCGGGGCCGGGTTCACGGGGGACGGGTTCGCGGGGGCGGGCGCCGGGTTCGCGGGCGCCGGGTTGGCCGGGGCCGGTGCGGCCGGGGCCGCGGAGCCTCCGGACGGTGCGGCCGCCGGGCGCAGGCGCTCCGCCTGCGCCGCGGCCTCCGCACGGGCCCGGCGCTCGGCGTCGAGCGCGTCCTGGCGGGCGCGCTCGACCTCGGCGCTCGTCTGGCGGGCGGCCGCGAGCGCGGCGATGAGGCCCTCGCGCTCGGCCTGGCCGGCACTCAGGGAGGCGTCGGCGGCCGCCTGCGCGTCCTGCGCCGCCGCGAGCGCGTCCTCGGCGGCGGCCGCGGCGTCCTCGGCCTCGGCCGCGGCCTGCGTCGACCGCTTCTGCATCGTCTCGGCGACGAGCAGCGCGGCCTTGAACGCCTGGACGGCCTCGTCGGCCTTGCCGGTCGCACGGTTGAGCGCCGTGGACCGCCGGGCGACGTCCTGGAAGCCGTCGGCCGACAGCACGGCCTCCAGCGCCTCGACCGAGCCGCCCGAGCGGGCGAGCTGCCGGGCCACCGCGACGAGCCGCTGGCGCGCCTCCTCCGCCTCGGCGCCGGCGGCCTCGGACCGGGCCGCGGCCTCCTGCGCACGGGCCCGTGCGGCGTCCGCGTCGGCGAGCGCCTGCGCGTAGTCCTCGCCCGCCCCCTGGACCGCGACCTCGGCGGCGTCCGCCGAGGCGGCGAGCTCCGCGAGGCGCACCTCCATCTGCGCGACCGACCGCTGCGCCTGGCCGACGGCGGCACGGGCGTCGCGCACGTCCCGGTCGCTCGGCGCGGCGTCCGCGAGCGTCGCGGGCGACGCGACGAGGCCCAGCGTCAGCAGGCCGACGGGGGCCACCGCGAGCACGCGCCGGTGGCGCGTCCAGGCGCCCGGCCGGGCGGTGGCGCGGGGGGCGGCGAGGTCGGCGCGGGGTGCGGCGGCAGCGCGCGGGCGGGTGTCCGCCGGGCCGTCCGTCGGGGCGGCCGCGGGCGTCGTGTCGTCGTGCACCTTCGGCACGCTACCCGCGCCTCTCCCTCTGGTGAACACCTGTCACACACGTCCCAGAAGTCACATCCGTGTGGTTCGGGAGCAACCCGGACAGACCTTCTCGGCCGACCGGGTGAACCCCTCGTCCGGGCCCTCCCGCGAGCGCCGGGACGTCGGCGCGCGGCCCCTTCGGTACCGGCCGTTCGTCCCAGTGGGCGAGACGCGCGTACCGCCTCTCGGGACGCCGCACGTACGCTCGGTCACATGTCCCGCCGAATGTGTCGCTGACCAGCGCACGCTCGGCCGTACCCGCGGCCGGTCGCTCCACGCGGCCGCCGCCGAGCCCCGGCTCGTCCCGTGCGCACCACCCCCGCGGGCGGGCGACGGCAGCGCGCTCCTCGGGTCTCCCCCGTCCCGACCGCCGGTCCCCGGCGCCGCCCCCAGGAGCAGCACCCATGAGCAACGAGAGCTGGAGCTTCGAGACCCGCCAGATCCACGCGGGCCAGACCGCCGACGCCGCCACCGGCGCCCGCGCCCTGCCGATCTACCAGACGACGTCGTTCGTCTTCGACTCCGCGCAGCAGGCGGCGGACCGGTTCGCGCTCAAGGAGCTCGGCCCCATCTACACGCGCATCGGCAACCCCACGCAGGAGGTCGTCGAGAACCGCATCGCGGACCTCGAGGGCGGCGTCGGCGCGCTGCTGCTCGCGTCCGGCCAGGCGGCCGAGACGTTCGCGATCCTCAACGTGGCGGAGGCCGGCGACCACGTCGTCGCGAGCCCGTCGCTCTACGGCGGCACGTACAACCTGCTGCACTACACGCTGCCGAAGCTTGGCATCGAGACGACGTTCGTCGCCGACCCGCACGACCCGCAGGCGTGGCGCGACGCGGTCCGGCCGAACACCAAGCTCTTCTTCGCCGAGACCATCCCGAACCCCAAGTCCGACGTGCTGGACATCGAGTCGGTCGCGGGCGTCGCGCACGAGGTCGGCGTGCCGCTGGTCGTGGACAACACCGTCGCGACGCCGTACCTGGTCAACCCGCTGCAGTGGGGCGCCGACGTCGTCGTGCACTCGGCGACGAAGTACCTCGGCGGGCACGGCTCGGCGATCGGCGGCGTGATCGTCGACGGCGGCACGTTCGACTACGCGCAGCACCCCGAGCGCTTCCCGAACTTCAACCAGCCCGACCCGTCGTACCACGGGCTCGTGTTCGCGCGGGACCTCGGCGTCGGCGGCGCGTTCGGCGTCAACCTCTCCTACGTCCTCAAGGCGCGCGTGCAGCTGTTGCGGGACCTCGGTGCCGCGATCAGCCCGTTCAACGCGTTCCTCATCGCGCAGGGCATCGAGACGCTGTCGCTGCGCGTCGAGCGGCACGTGGCCAACGCGCAGAAGGTCGCGGAGTGGCTCGAGGCGCGCGAAGACGTCGTGCGGGTGCACTACGCGGGCCTGGAGTCCAGCCCGTGGCACGCGAACCAGCTGAAGTACGCTCCCCGGGGCGCCGGTGCCGTCCTCGCGTTCGAGCTCGAGGGCGGCTCGGCAGCCGGTCAGGCGTTCGTCTCGGCGCTCGAGCTGCACTCGAACGTGGCGAACATCGGGGACGTGCGCTCGCTCGTCATCCACCCGGCGTCGACGACGCACAGCCAGCTGACCCCCGAGGAGCAGGAGCTCTCGGGCGTGACGCCGGGCCTCGTGCGGCTCGCGGTCGGCATCGAGCACGTCGACGACATCCTGGCCGACCTGGACGCCGGCTTCCGGGCCGCCAAGGGCGCCTGAGCACGGACCGCGACACGAGGAGCACCACCCGCATGACGACGCCCCGCCCCGCCCCGGCACCCCCGCACCGTCCGACGCGTCCCCGCGCGTCCCGGTGCGGCGATGCCGGGCGGGGCGGGCGACGCCGCCGGCGCCGCGCCCGACCTGGGCCGGTGGACGCGCCGCGGGGCCACCCTGGGCGCGCGGCGGCCGCTGCCCGCCCGCGGACCGGTCCCCGCGAGCGCGGCGTGGCGCGACGGGGACCCCGTCGGGCGACGGCAGTTCGCGGACCTCGGCCCGTTCGCGC includes these proteins:
- a CDS encoding bifunctional o-acetylhomoserine/o-acetylserine sulfhydrylase; its protein translation is MSNESWSFETRQIHAGQTADAATGARALPIYQTTSFVFDSAQQAADRFALKELGPIYTRIGNPTQEVVENRIADLEGGVGALLLASGQAAETFAILNVAEAGDHVVASPSLYGGTYNLLHYTLPKLGIETTFVADPHDPQAWRDAVRPNTKLFFAETIPNPKSDVLDIESVAGVAHEVGVPLVVDNTVATPYLVNPLQWGADVVVHSATKYLGGHGSAIGGVIVDGGTFDYAQHPERFPNFNQPDPSYHGLVFARDLGVGGAFGVNLSYVLKARVQLLRDLGAAISPFNAFLIAQGIETLSLRVERHVANAQKVAEWLEAREDVVRVHYAGLESSPWHANQLKYAPRGAGAVLAFELEGGSAAGQAFVSALELHSNVANIGDVRSLVIHPASTTHSQLTPEEQELSGVTPGLVRLAVGIEHVDDILADLDAGFRAAKGA